A window of Salvia splendens isolate huo1 chromosome 8, SspV2, whole genome shotgun sequence genomic DNA:
TCATCATACCAAGAATGATCTAATTAGTTCCCTTTTtctacttcctccgttccatgttagttgagtcattttactattttggggAGTTTTAAGTTTAGacgagtcatttttatttttgataaaaaataaccatctctcttactttattcaccatccaCTTAACACAATATTTTTAATCTTCGTGTAGAAAAGAAATACCTCAATtgaggaacggagggagtataacaaaCCTAGCTACATAACCTGTTATTAGCATGAATTTTTTTTGCGATGCAGCGTCCCCTCCCTCTCCAATATACCCTTCATTCCACTTTAAGTGGACCATTTCTAATTCAGCACggaattttatatactattgttttgtaattaaatagagagaataaagtaggtaaGGAAAAAGCATAGAGAAAGATGTTTCTATATTAGAATGTGACATTTAGAGTAACATTATTTTAACTACTAtcattctttttctctctcttattttactaattatatattaattctcGTGTAGTCCTAAATGTTCCTATTTTATGGGATGGGAGAGTAAGTCAGATTTACCATAATAATTACTAATAATTATTGGAATGATACTCATAAAATGGAATAATGACGttttcataataataattttgtattaaattaaaaatgatacagggtatttttttatttgaaaaaaataatatattatcttcatatataattatatttaatcgatttaaaaaaatgttatctTCATTAATTATGTTGATCTTTAGTAATAATCgctacaacaaaaaaatggtTAAGAACatttttaatgctattaaggATACTAATTTATGTGCCTAATTATACCATTAACGTTTCATAAAGTGTTATTGTTTTTGGTGtcccaattaaaataaaaagacacaAATGGAAGCatccttaaaaaataaaagattaagataatttgcTCGTAATTTAGaaacacttttttttatgtcttaaattatgattatttaaaaacaattcaaACCCCAGTAAATTGTGTTTCAGTCAATTATAAAGGACTAAGAAACTTCATGAACGTGTATTACAGGTGAAATTGTACACGAGCGACTGAAGAGctatttttattctaattatacatatataactTTTTATTATAAGAGTGAACTACTCTTATAGTCCCTGATCTTGTCGAAAAATGCACCAATGATTCGTAAAAAAATTTTATAGCCTTTTTGGTCCctagaaatcacattttttGTACCTGTAAGTCTTTTATACCCATGACCCATCTACATTTGAAAAATCCCGTAAATGTCATGGAGGGCATTTTTGGTATTTggaaatcacatttttggtacctctTCATTCTTGCAATTTTTTTGGACATATATAAAAGCATATTTTCGGGCTAAAAAATTTACCTTTTTGGTACTagttgattttatatttttacaacataaaacattttcttttaCATTATAATTCACTTAATTGTTTCAATAATTACTTGAATAACATATAGGTTGagctttataataaaaaaagttactttagtttactttaatatttttattaaaaatgtttgCAAGAGTTCGCTTTAATTTACGGTAGgtataattcaattaaattttaattaatatactttaaaaatattttctcactatactatattttaattaacgtatttaaaatatttatttttcacttaatATAGTaagatttaaatatttaagtaacattttttaagtaaaaaatttattatagtGTATTATAGTacactataatattttttcttctcaaattttaaaaaaaattaattaaattttttatgtgaaaataaatcacatgcaaaaagaattttttataattcactttaatgtttttattaaaaaatttactattagatttattttttcttcatatagactaagttttataatgaataatatttaatttaaaaaaataaataaagtgtaATTAAACTCTTTTAaagttgtatttatttttaaactcATAATGACAATAAACTATtttaaggaaataaaaatataaaaatagtatacTAGTAAtagtatactagtatttaagGAGTAACTAAAAATGCAAAAATGGTATACTAATATTTAAAGTCTAAAATGCCCTCAAACattaaaaatttacatttttgGTATCTAGGGTTACTTTAGTCTTATTATATCAAAAATgctataaaatttttttaaggACTATTGATGCATTTTTCGACAAGATCGGGGACTATTAAGGTAGTTCACTCTTATTATAATTGAAGTTAACTTTTAATTCTATTTAATAGTGATGTAATTGAAGAGCTATAACTTCTAATAATACATACTctttactatataaaattttaaaaatcatcaCCAACCATATTTATACGTGTccatatagtatataaaatttcaaaattacgTGTAACTTAAACTTAAAGAATATCATATTAATTAGCATGCATACGTACAAAAACCATTATACCAAATGCAACAGCCGtgaagattttgattttgaaaaattcaataaaattcgcacaagaatttattaaaatatacacGTAGGGTTGAATTACAGAAGCATCTAGAAATCCAATGTAAATGTCGATATCAATtactatattaataataatctGTTATAATCATATCAGTGATTTGAGTATAATCACATGCATGTTAAACATTTTGGTCCCATTAAACCCAGATGGTCAcaacttttatttatatattaaaccTAAGATCAATTTGGGGGTAATATTATGCCACATGCTCAGTTCCGAGCATTTGATAACTTTAGGTGTCTTTATCGATAGTCTCAATCCCAATTTAATAATTATAGAAAACAAATACTCAACTGTGACACATCTAATCTACGTAATGGATTTCTGATGATAACCATGAGCAAATATTATTCTTATGCATTTTTATTACTACAACAAGAAAACTAATCAGAGTTGGAATGCAGTTTAAATTTATCTAACTTCCATTATACGCTAATTTCATGTTATTCAGCACAGTAACCCTACTTCCCATCCATCAATCAATTGTGAATTGACAtgattttatattataaaagtCCTATataaatcttaaaaaaaaatcaattctaCCGTTGAGTTTGGccaattaatactccctccgtcccccaatttgagtcactcttttccattttgggccgtcccccaataagagtcactcttcccaCTTACCATTTTTGGACATCAAAATTACCCTTCATTACACCAAAAGTCAAAGGGGCCCCACATTTTACTACCtaactccatttattacaccacacattcaaacttttccttaaaactcgtgccgagtcaaagagtgactcaaattgggggacggagggagtattatactaCTAAATGAGATTAAAATGTGATGCTATATAGAGAATATGAGTCAAAATCAGAACTCacaattataaatcatactGATTAATTATGTGAAACTCTATAGTTTCTTTATTCGTCCATGCCATTTTGACTTCAATCACTTATTAAGTCATTTCTTAATATCTACGtcaacatcctttccacaaTTCACAGATCCCATCATAATACTTTTgttcatttttcatttcatgTATTTCTATTTATCGTAATTAAATTAACTATAtactttaatttaaaatatcaatttcaTTATAATTAGCATAATTAAAAGCCTAAAAAAGTTCCATTGTTGAAAACCAAAGATTGGACTCCATATTGTTCATCAACTTGTCTTAAAACTCTCTCGTCTCAATTTGATTGACCTTTTAGGACATCCTATTGGGTTGAGATGCATCCAGCAATAAGTCGATTTGATGTTCGATCACTCGAGTTGGTGGAAATTCATCAGGAATAAAATATCTATAAACATTTGCAAAACAAGTTTTAAAACACTAATTAAGAAGAATATCATGATTGGTGCTAAAATTCAACAAAAGTTATCCATCACACCATGAATAATGGGAGTAGTGTTAGTTAGTGTCATACTCGATCTCATAGATACATATAGAATTCCGCGGAAAGTCATATTTGATGAAAGTCGTATGTACGGCTTGGAGGGAGATCTTTCATATCTTTCGAGATCCACCCTACAATATGGGGTAAAAAAGCCAAAATAAGTGATTTTTGCCCTGTCCAAGGAAGAGATGACAAATACTCATAGAAATCATGTCACAAAGAATTTTATCCTCGAGCGCCAATTTTTAAGGGCACCTTATGATAAAATCTATGGGCTccattctaaaattaattgcTGAAAGGAGAAGAGGCTTGTAAGACTTATATAGTAATTTCAGATCTATATGAACACTGATGAGAGATCGTTCGAAAATTCTCTAACATTGGGAGAGAACGACATTGGTGTCTTAGGTTTTCTTTGATGttttacattttgaatttaatttatattttaattttttttttgtcatgctATGATTTATAACATTGAACGAAAAATGCATAGATTAATTTTCATCGCAGGCCTAGTAAATGAATTAAGCTAAACATACGAACGAAATGGCCTCTACTCAATTTCAAGTAGAAGTAATTTTCACAAGGATTAAGCAATGTATATTCAGTatcaaactcaataaaatcGTGAATCCTACATGAGAGATACGTCATTCTAAAATtagcatttaattttttttattaatcaaATCCACATTGTCTTATTTCCAAATTCATCCTATGAACTGTATATACAGCTTGATGGGATGATATGccttcaattatttaatttaggtgTTGGGAAATATGTAGCCACAAAATACTATACTAAGAAAATCGTCGACGGATTCGATCTATAAAACAAATGAATGAGAATCGAGCTATTTTACAAGCTttcaaaaaattttattttctatgatTGTTTTAGATCACTTGGGGGGATTTACGTAGCTAGAGCCTACAGTACTCATTATGATTAATTTATCCATTACTTGAATAAATTATATAGATTAACACAATCAATCAATTTTAATTGgtcacacacattcacacgtgtgcgtatatacattttttatatgtatgtattactattattttccaTTCAAATCAATGAAATACTATTGACCCACATAGATAAAGCTGTCATAATTAGGTAGcattaataatttattcataaCTTGATCATTAAGACAGAGTTGGGGACCttgattacaaatttacaactcAAAGAGAGATTCACTTATGGATCTTGCGATTCTTGCCACACCACCACCAGTgacattgtgtttatattttgtgttgctattattttactattgattttatttacaaattgattacaaatttacaactcAAAGAGATTCACTTATGGATCTCGAATTCTTGCCACACCGCTAGTGACGCTATGCTTATATTTtctattgctattattttagCATCTGTTAACATTTTCTAAATATTCAAATCATAGTTTAAAGTTTGTACAGTATACAGATTttacatttgattacatccctacGGATTAATTTATACAATAAAATCAATAGTTTTGCTTTCTCCTTTTCTGCTTTATTAAAGCCAGTAAACCACTTTTGTACAATTATTTAGTTACTTAAAAACGACAATGTGATATTCTGTTCTAGTAAAAACAATAATAcgaaatacaaaattttaacaTTAATAGAAATTATCCCATCCTTAACAATTTTGGAGAATATAGACCATAAAGGTTCAGCAATATGACACCACAAGAATAATCCATCAGTCTCTCAAGATTAAATGCCTTCTCTTCCTCTATAACTGTCCGGCctcttaaaaatgaaatgtatcATCAAGAAATAAAGACGAGTTTGCCCTAAAGGCGAACGATGCGATAACACAGTAAAACTGGAGTACATTTTGCTGCTTCTCACGATTAGAGCTTCAAAGCTGCTTTCGCCATCGCAAGTGCACCCTCATAGGTCTGACTTCCGCCAATGAAACCGCTCATATGGACAAAAACTCCCCCAGGGATCCCTGACTCCCTAGACAGTTCGTCATCTCTCAGTCCACGCCATTGAGCAGGAAGTGCCTTGCGGCTCTCAAACCTATCGGGTGACATTGCCACTGCCTGGACTCGCCAACTTTTACTTCGGTCATCCTAGTACATTTACACATGATGCAATCGTGTGTTCATAGTGTTAAGAAGGATTACGTGTATATGTAGATGCAAGTGAAAGAAAGGAATAAATGGGCGAACAGAGAAAGAATGAAAAGAAGGGGAAAACTCATAATAACCTGATAAAGCACATATTTAATAGGAGGATTAATCTTCATCTCCTCCTCAAGCTCAAATAAGTGAAGCTTCCACTGCAGAAAATAAAACTTTAATGAAATCAGAAAATCCTAGCATCTATACCTGATGATTGCTACCAATGGTCAAGCTCTTAATATAACGTCATGGTTCaataatttatattcaaaatGAACTAGATACAAACAATTGAACAACTGCCCctttataaaaacaaaaatgggGATGATTAAGACAAGGGGTTATAATGCTTGACAACGGAACGCATACATCTTTTGTGCATGTCTTGGCCTAATGGTAGAGTGGTTAATACCCGAGACCAAAAAGTCTTGAATTCGAGATCACTATGACACGACCTTTACAGTTTATGTTTGTACTATCACAAGAGAATAAAAATGTATTTCTCTTGCAGTTTGACTGATTAAACTGAATCAGCTATGAAGGAGCTATAGTACTTGAAGTTGACTGTGTTAGTTCCAACCAGGGGTTTGCTCCAGATTCATCTAATTGCTTATGACTTATGATGTTCTCGTATTAATGTGGGGTTATTTTGTTCAATGCTTCAATTCCATACATGATTATCTCATTCTCTTCATTCAAAAACTACTAATTTgagtgaattaaaatatatgtgCATATTTCAAAGAACAATAGCTCTTGAATTCTTTGGGGTAGGTGATGGACAAAAAATCTATTATTGAGAGGGCTGGTAAATTGCTCACCGGACAAAATCGATCCAAGACCATAATTTCTCCACTAGGATCGACATCAAGCCTCGCCTCAAGGCACTGCATCACAATTGACCGAGCTGGTAGCCATGATCGAGCAAGAGATCTAacattctgaaaaaaaaaatagtaactGTTAGAACTACTGACAGAAGCAATTCGAATCCACGTGCAAATTCAAGATAAGATTCCACAATCAAACTCCTAAGAACCAACCACCTTTTCTTGTGGCAGATTTCCAATCAAAACAGTTAGTTGTTACACAAGAAGGGTGGGTAAAAGGTATATAAACAAGAAAGGCACCATTCTGATGCACTTTCAAAACTTACATCCATGAACTCATGGCCAGCCAAAGCCATTGCTTGTTCAAAGGCTCCATTTTCCTTCTCAGACGACTGATCGGGATCTGTCCAGTCTAGATTTAATTTCCCAACTCGTGAGGACAAATGTGTATTGTTCACATATCTCGGTGGCTGGTCGGTATCGTACTGATTGATTCCATTATCAACGGCATCAATCGCCTGTTATCAACAGAAATAATGGTAGAACGTAGAATTAGACAAGGGAAAAACATTAAGGTTATTCGAACAAATAGAAATCAAAACTTTATACCCTGCTACTATTCTATTGGAACTTTCCAAAGCTCTATGCTTTGGTCATTTCCATCGCCAGAATCTTTGCAATTCAATTCCAGAGGGGCAACCCTCCAACAAGATGCACATTGCATTACACTACACCATCCACTAAAAATCAACCGTTTGTAACCAAAAAGGTCAAAAATAGAGTAGAATGGACCATCCTTTTAAGGGTTAACCGTGAATCGTATCCCCAACGCAGGCTGAATCTCTATATCTACACCATGTCCCACTAAAAGTTGATTCATCTTGCCAGAGTCTAGATCATCATATGAAACCCCTATATATTGGGACCTTTTTATGGAAAGGCTGAAAGTTGAGAACTTTTAAGAAACAACACTGAAAGTTGGGGACATTACGGGTTTTGAACAAAAAACCAGGGTAGGGATTAgttagaaaaaaattg
This region includes:
- the LOC121745384 gene encoding MYG1 protein-like — encoded protein: MFKIKAFSTKFLDTNRLLFPFPFPFQPSLLRRSLAVMSTAAVKRVGTHNGSFHCDEALGCFMIRLTKKFSEAHIVRSRDPKVLETLDAVLDVGGVYDPAKDRYDHHQKGFEEIFGHGFNTKLSSAGLVYKHFGKEIIAKELQVDEDHPDVQRLFLAVYKNFMEAIDAVDNGINQYDTDQPPRYVNNTHLSSRVGKLNLDWTDPDQSSEKENGAFEQAMALAGHEFMDNVRSLARSWLPARSIVMQCLEARLDVDPSGEIMVLDRFCPWKLHLFELEEEMKINPPIKYVLYQDDRSKSWRVQAVAMSPDRFESRKALPAQWRGLRDDELSRESGIPGGVFVHMSGFIGGSQTYEGALAMAKAALKL